A window of Salvelinus alpinus chromosome 31, SLU_Salpinus.1, whole genome shotgun sequence contains these coding sequences:
- the LOC139561912 gene encoding glycogen phosphorylase, muscle form-like produces MPKPLTDQEKRKQISVRGLAGVENVSDLKTNFNRHLHFTLVKDRNVATKRDYYFALANTVRDHLVGRWIRTQQHYYEKDPKRVYYLSLEFYMGRTLQNTMVNLALENACDEATYQLGLDMEELQDIEEDAGLGNGGLGRLAACFLDSMASLGLAAYGYGIRYEFGIFNQKIVNGWQVEEADDWLRYGNPWEKARPEYMRPVHFYGRVEHTPEGVKWVDTQVVLALPYDTPVPGYRNNVVNTMRLWSAKAPCDFNLKDFNVGGYIQAVLDRNLAENISRVLYPNDNFFEGKELRLKQEYFVVAATLQDIVRRFKSSKFGSTEVVRVDLSTLPDKVAIQLNDTHPAMAIPELMRILLDTEHQTWEKAWDIVTRTCAYTNHTVLPEALERWPIDLFQNLLPRHLEIIFEINRRHLERIANLYPGDDDRLRRMSLVEEGDQKKINMAHLCIVGSHAVNGVARIHSDIIKATLFKDFYEVDPHKFQNKTNGITPRRWLVMCNPGLAEVIAERIGEDYIRDLDQLKNLLEFVDDDSLIRDVAKVKQENKLKFSAYLEEHYKVKINPNSMFDVQVKRIHEYKRQLLNCLHIITLYNRIKKEPNKDWTPRTIMIGGKAAPGYHTAKLIIRLITAIGDIVNQDEVVGDRLKVIFLENYKVTLAEKIIPASDLSEQISTAGTEASGTGNMKFMLNGALTIGTMDGANVEMAEEAGEENLFIFGMRVDDVDAMDKSGYDAMEYYNRIPELKQAMDQIAGGYFSPDQHDLFKDIVNMLLHHDRFKVFADYEAYIKCQDKVSALYKNPKEWTKMVIHNIAGCGKFSSDRTISQYAREIWGMEPSLERIPAPDDPRQ; encoded by the exons ATGCCTAAGCCACTGACAGACCAGGAGAAGAGAAAGCAGATATCGGTGCGAGGGCTTGCAGGAGTGGAAAATGTTTCAGACCTCAAGACTAATTTTAATCGCCATCTCCACTTTACGCTCGTAAAGGACCGAAATGTGGCGACCAAAAGAGACTACTACTTCGCGTTGGCCAACACCGTACGCGACCATCTGGTTGGCCGATGGATCAGGACGCAGCAGCACTACTACGAGAAAGACCCCAAG CGTGTGTACTACCTGTCCCTGGAGTTCTACATGGGGCGCACCCTGCAGAATACCATGGTGAACCTGGCACTGGAGAATGCCTGTGACGAGGCCACCTATCAG TTGGGTCTGGACATGGAGGAGCTGCAGGACATTGAGGAGGATGCCGGCCTGGGAAATGGTGGTCTTGGACGGCTCGCCG CCTGCTTCCTAGATTCCATGGCGTCTCTGGGGCTGGCAGCTTACGGCTACGGCATCCGCTATGAGTTCGGCATCTTCAACCAGAAAATAGTCAATGGCTGGCAG GTGGAGGAGGCTGATGATTGGCTGCGCTACGGCAACCCCTGGGAGAAGGCCCGCCCTGAGTACATGCGACCCGTCCACTTCTATGGCCGAGTGGAGCACACCCCCGAAGGGGTGAAATGGGTTGACACACAG GTAGTGTTGGCCCTTCCTTATGACACCCCGGTCCCTGGCTACAGGAACAACGTTGTGAACACCATGAGACTGTGGTCTGCCAAGGCCCCATGTGATTTCAACCTGAAAGACT TCAATGTTGGTGGCTACATTCAGGCTGTGCTGGACAGGAACTTGGCTGAGAACATCTCCCGTGTCCTCTACCCTAATGACAAC TTCTTCGAGGGCAAGGAGCTGCGTCTGAAGCAGGAGTACTTTGTGGTGGCGGCCACTCTGCAGGACATCGTCCGTCGCTTCAAGTCCTCCAAGTTTGGCTCCACCGAGGTTGTGCGTGTGGAcctgtccaccctacctgacaaG GTGGCCATCCAGCTGAACGACACCCACCCTGCCATGGCCATCCCTGAGCTGATGAGGATCCTGTTGGACACGGAGCACCAGACATGGGAGAAG GCCTGGGACATCGTTACGCGTACATGTGCCTACACCAACCATACAGTCTTGCCTGAGGCCCTGGAGCGCTGGCCCATCGACCTGTTCCAAAACCTTCTGCCCAGACACCTGGAGATCATCTTCGAGATTAACCGACGCcacctggag CGCATTGCTAACCTTTACCCTGGGGACGATGACCGTCTGCGCCGCATGTCCCTGGTGGAGGAGGGCGACCAGAAGAAGATCAACATGGCCCACCTGTGCATCGTGGGCTCCCACGCCGTCAACGGAGTGGCCCGCATCCACTCGGACATCATCAAGGCCACTCT GTTCAAGGACTTCTACGAGGTGGACCCCCACAAGTTCCAGAACAAGACCAATGGCATCACACCCCGACGCTGGCTGGTCATGTGCAATCCTGGACTGGCTGAAGTCATTGCAGAG AGGATCGGTGAGGATTACATCCGCGATCTGGACCAACTGAAGAATTTGCTGGAGTTTGTGGACGACGACTCTTTGATTCGGGACGTCGCCAAGGTCAAACAG GAGAACAAGCTGAAGTTTTCTGCCTATCTCGAGGAGCACTACAAGGTGAAGATCAACCCCAACTCCATGTTCGACGTTCAAGTCAAGAGGATCCACGAGTACAAGAGGCAGCTGCTCAACTGCCTGCACATCATCACTCTCTACAACC GCATCAAGAAGGAGCCCAACAAGGATTGGACCCCCAGGACTATCATGATTGGAGGAAAG GCTGCCCCTGGTTACCACACTGCTAAGCTGATCATCAGGCTGATCACGGCCATTGGAGATATTGTCAACCAGGACGAGGTGGTGGGCGACCGTCTCAAAGTCATCTTCCTGGAGAACTACAAGGTCACTCTGGCCGAGAAAA tcatcCCTGCGTCCGATCTATCTGAGCAGATCTCCACAGCTGGCACAGAGGCGTCTggaactggcaacatgaagttCATGCTGAACGGAGCGCTCACCATCGGCACAATGGACGGAGCCAACGTAGAGATGGCTGAGGAGGCCGGGGAGGAGAACCTCTTCATCTTTGGTATGAGGGTGGATGACGTGGACGCCATGGACAAGAGCGG ATATGATGCCATGGAGTACTACAATCGCATCCCTGAGCTGAAGCAGGCCATGGACCAGATCGCTGGTGGATACTTCAGCCCCGACCAGCATGACCTCTTCAAGGACATTGTCAACATGCTACTGCATCATGACAG ATTCAAGGTGTTCGCTGACTACGAAGCCTACATCAAATGTCAGGACAAAGTCAGTGCTCTCTACAAG AACCCCAAAGAATGGACCAAGATGGTGATCCACAACATCGCCGGTTGTGGTAAATTCTCTAGCGACCGCACCATCTCCCAGTACGCCCGGGAGATCTGGGGCATGGAGCCCAGCCTGGAAAGGATCCCTGCCCCAGACGATCCTCGCCAATAA